In Diaphorobacter ruginosibacter, the genomic stretch CAGGCGGGCCTCTCCACCGGCAGCGGTGCCGCTCCGCTGGACTGGAACGCAGCCATCGGCAAGCTGCAGGCGGAACTGGGCCTCGGCAAGGACAAGCCCGGTCCCTGGAACGTGAGGCTGCAATCGCCCTCGCCCGTGACCCTCTCCCAGCAGACCGGCGCAACGCGCGGCAACAAGGTCGTGCTGTCCACGCGCTACGCGGTTTCGGCCGGCGCCCTGCAGATCACCCCACCCGCCATGCCGCAGCGCCGCGCCCAGGCAGAGCCGCTGCCGCCGGTCTCACTGGCATGGAACGACACCAGCGCCACCCAGGCGGGCGACGGCAACTGGTCGCTCCGCAGCACGGGCAACGTCAAGGGCATTCCCCTGGCGTGGGCCGACGCGTTCAGCATGGGCGAAGGCGACCCGCCACTCGCCGCCGCCGGCCTGAGCGGCGACCTGAGCTTCAACGGCCAATGGGACATCGACACCACCGGCCCCGAACTGAAGGCCCTGCTCACGGTCGAGCGCGCCGCTGGCGACCTGCGCCTGGCGGTCGATGACGGCACGGGCGGCACCACCGTGATCCGCACCAGCGGCCCGAACGTGGCAGGAGGCACGGGCAATGCGCAGACCACACGCAAGGTGACCGGCGCGGGCATGCGTGCCCGCATCAAGGACGCACGCATCGATGTGCGCGCACAAGGCAGCAGCGTCAACGCCAAGCTGGTGTGGGACAGTGAACGCGCAGGCACGGTCACCGCCGACCTCACGACCCAGCTCGTGCAGCAGGACGGGCAATGGGCCTGGGACGAGAAAGCCCCCCTGTCGGGCAAGCTCAGTGCACGCATGCCCGACATGGGCATCTGGTCCCTGTTCGCTCCGCCCGGCTGGCGCGTCAGCGGCACGCTGCAGGCCGACGCGGTCATCTCCGGCGATCGCTCGAATCCGCAATGGGCGGGCGACATCAAGGCCGACAACCTGAGCATGCTGTCAGTGATCGATGGCATCGACCTCCAGCAGGGCGTGCTGCGCGCCAAACTCCAGGGCACGCGCCTCGACATCACCGAACTCCGCATCCGGGGCGGCAGGGGCAGCAGCGCACGCATCCTGGGCTTCAGCGGCAACCTGACCAACGCGCCGGAAGACGGCGGCGAGCTCACGGGCAGCGGCTTTGCCCAGTGGATCGCTCCCGCCGGCGAAGGCCAGGGCGGCAACTTCGTGATGGACCTGCAGGCCACGGCCAGGAAGCTGCAGGTGCTGGTGCGCGCAGACCGACAGGTCAGCGTATCCGGCACGCTGGGCGCCAAACTGGACAACGGCCAGTTCACGCTGCGCGGCGATATCACCACCGACCGCGCCACCATCATCCTGCCGGAAGAATCGGCGCCTTCGCTCGACAAGGACGTGGTGGTGCACACCGCCGCATCACGCAAGGCGGCAGAAGAAGAGGCGCGCAAGCAGCGGCTGGCAACGGAAAAGGCCAATGCCCGGGCCGTGCCGCGCAAGCTGCCGGACATCCTGGTCAAGCTCGACCTGGGCCGCGACTTTGCGCTGCAGGGCTTCGGTATCACCACGCGCCTGCGCGGCGACCTGGAAATCCAGGGCGCCAGCGTTCCTGGCGGGCCGCCCCGCATCACCGGCGAAGTGCGCACCGAACAGGGCCGCTACCGCGCCTGGGGCCAGTCCCTCGACGTGGAATCCGGACTCATCCGCTTCAACGGCCCGTACAACAACCCGTCGCTCGACATCCTCGCGATCCGCCCCAACATCTCGGTCCGTGCGGGCGTGCAGGTGCTGGGCACGGCCATGGCACCGCGCGTGAGCCTGTACTCGGACCCCGAGCTGCCCGATGCGGAAAAACTCTCGTGGGTGGTCATGGGCCGTGACCCCGCCTCCGGCGGCGCGGAAAGCGCCCTGCTCCAGCAGGCAGCACTCGCGCTGCTTGCGGGCGGCAACAGCGGCAGCGGCAAGATCGCTGGCAGACTGGGCCTCGACGAAGTCGGCTTCAAGGGCCCCAGCGAAGGCACCGACGCCTCCGGCGCCGCACTCACCCTGGGCAAGCGCCTGTCCGACAAGCTCTACCTCACCTACGAGCAGAGCCTCTCGGGCGCCATGGGCACCATCTACATCTTCTACGACCTCTCCCGCCGCCTGACCGTGCGCGGCCAGACCGGAGCCACCAGCGCCATCGACCTGATCTACACGGTGCGCAAGGATTGAGCCGGCGCGAGCGCCGGGCCTGCAACAGACGGGCCCGGCGCTCCAACCGGCAGATGGCTCCCGAAAACGGCCATTTCCTGCAACACCGGTTCGCTGCCCGTACAATGCTGGGTTTCGCCCTTGAGCGAAGACCCCTCTCTCCGTAGTTCAATGGATAGAACGAGCGCCTCCTAAGCGCTAGATACAGGTTCGATTCCTGTCGGAGAGGCCATTGCCTCGCAATGAAATCAATGGCTTAGGCTTTTCTCCACACCCTCGGGGACTTTGCGGGGACTTTTTCCCAGCCCCGCCGCCACTTTCCACGCGCTCCAATGCGGCCCCGGAACGGCCCGCCAGACGCTCGCGCGCGGCTCCAGAGCGAGGCAACCGACGAGTATTGCCTCGTCGCCTGTCCAGGTCTGAATCATTCAAAACGACAAATATAACCAATCAGCAATATATAGGGTTTACCACTATTTATAAATATAGTAAATTATATTTAATAGCTATGAATCTCACATGAGATTCTCTAACTTTACCAAACGAAGTTAACCAGAATCAAAGACGAGGAATGCCTTATGAAATCGATCTTTAGTTTTAAAAATGCTATTGCCGTTGCTGCAGGGATGGCGATTTCTTTTATTGGTTACGCAGCGGACAATGATTACAGACCAGAAGAGGCAACGGCAGGCAAACCTGGCTTTCGGACCATAGACGAAGCAATCGACAAGGTGGGCATTAGAAAATACCTTACCCCCGAAAATGCACAAGTAACGTCAAATGCAGCTGACAATACCGAACGAATTATTTCCGATCTAGGCGAATATTATGCCGGCACTTGGATAGCTTATGATGACAAAAATGCAGCATATCAAGTAGTTGCCACTACGAGCACTAAATTTTCAAGCAAAGCCATTCAAGACGATAAAAATATTAAAGTCATCGTTGTCAAATATTCTCATAAGCAATTGATGGATGTTTATGAGGACCTGCTATTTAAGTACATCACAAACTCTTCTGCTCCCTTTGAAATTACTTCTGCTTCACTTGATTACCAGAACAACGCTTTGGTAGTTCGAGTCAATCCAGGAGAAATAGAAAAGGTGTCCAACGCATTAAAAGAGCTTGGATATGACATGGGAATGCTTTATTTTATAGAGGCGCGCAAACCGGTTCCTGTAGCTACAATTTATCATGGTCAACCAATTCTCTTGAAAGGCGGAGTGGAGAGACAAGCCTGTACGGCGGGGTTTAATTCAATAGTTGACGGGCTCTATTACAACGTAATTACAGCCGGGCACTGTATTGATTTACCAAGTCAGGTCGCCACAGAGGGAAATTTTAATAATGGGGGCCCAGGCATTGAATCTAGTGGCATGTTCATAGGTAACGTTTGGCTCGATGAGTTCACTAACAACCATCAAATTGATGCAGCATCGGTTTCAAACTGGAATAATGCTCATACTCCTAGTCCAATTTTGAGAAGTGGAGGTGTGCCAATTAGAGGCGTTAGAAGCTCTCCAGTTGCGAGCTTTGTGTGTGCAGATGGTTGGATGTCAGGCTGGAGATGCGGGGATGTAACTGGCCCAGTGACATTATCTCCCGTCAATCAGCCAGGGCGACCAAACAGATTGGCAATGCTTATAAGCACGAATCTTTGCGGTACACGCGGTGACTCAGGGGGACCAGTAGTCCTTTACAAAGATGCAAACCTCTATGGGACTGGTCTCATCTCTACAGCTAACACATCATGTGAAGATGTTATAGGTGGAGGGAATCCAACATCTCGCATTTCTCAATTTCAGCCATTAGATCTCTATTTGGCAAAATATCCAGGTATTCAACTAGTGTACCAACCGTAGTACCATTCTAGCGCGATTTATTTAAGAAAAGGCCCAAGGGCCTTTTTTTATTAATAGTCACCGATTGATTAAAATGATCAGTCCCTGCCATGAGTTTTCCTTATCCCTGTCACCGTCGGAATGTGGCCGCACAGCAGAGGGGGCGCCGGAGTGGGTCGGCACAGGCCGGAAGGTTCCCGGATTTCTTCCGGCAAGCTCAGCCCCGGAACTGCCCGTGCAAGAGCTTCAGGCGGTTGGCCAAGGTCTCGGCGTCATGCCGCATGCTCAGGGCCGGGGTGGTGCCAATGCTCACATGCTCACATGCTCAAGCCAGATGTGAAACGCATACGCACTCGGGATCAGGGTCACAGCTTCGCCAATGGCTTCATGTATGGAGGCAACTGTATAGACCTGAACCACAGAGTGTTCATACCGAACCCCAACAAAGTACTCGCCAGGTGCAGCCTTCTCAATAATCAACGTCGGAATCACTTCTTGACCTCGGGAGTGAGCTGGATTGTTCCGATGCCGGAATTCGGACATCGGGCTGGCCGGATCCAGTGCACCCATAGCCCCTTCATCCACGCCATCGCATACAGCACGCGCACGACGCCCCATGCTAGGCCTTCGACGGCTGCCTACCGTCTTAAAGATTGAAAATTCCTATTGATTAGGAACATTAATTAACATTTGTTGATAGATTACTTTGAAATACCAGGGGATTTTGCACTTTACATGAGCACGTTTAGTTACGATCATTGGCAATAGTGCGGCTCGCCTTATGTCAAAAATCCAAACAAAAAGACCAATAATCAAAGACCGAGCGCCTATTCGTTAAACGAAATCAGCTACTATCTCGGGAGCAATAATGAATTTATCATCATTTATAAGGACATTTTTCATTGCGCTTTTTGCAATCATCGGCATAAATAACGCCTCAGCCAAAGTGCTAATGCTAACGGCAAACGACGCAGTGGCAGCCCCCATTTTTAATGCTGCCATTACAGAATTCGGCGGGACCGGCAATGTTACGCATGTGAATACACTGGATACTCCAGGCAGTATTTCAGAAAGTACATTTACAACAGGAGGTCCATATGACACTCTTGTTGTTCTAACGGTCTACGCAACCCCCTCTCCAAGGCTTGACAACTTAGCAGCAATTAAGAGTGCGATTGCCAATCGAACTATTCCTCAGGTAATCCTTTTCACTGATGGGTGCTCAACATGCAGCCCAACAGGTTACAACTGGATGGTAGATGTTTTAAGGGAAATGGGGGGGACTCCTTTTTCCAATGTGGCGACAGGAACATATAACTCATCTCACACCAGCTTCCCTTTAAATACCCAATCCAGCTTCAGTTCGAGCTTTACCAGCCTCAATCCGATGCTCGGAAATAGGTATCGTCCGCTGACCAACGTCCCTGCAAATAATGTCCTATACCTCCCACAAGGAGGAACGCCGACCAATATCGGAAACATCAATGCATACACAGTCATTTTGCCAGCAAACGATTCAAACAACGGCTTGGGATCGTGCCTCATCACATCAATTGATGCCTCAATGCTCGACAATAGTGGCAACAATGGAAAAATTGGAAATGCAATGCTAGCTGCGTTGGAAGCGGATGCATCGTGTAAATTACCCGAGCCGGCGACATTGGCTCAAGCATTTTCCCCCGCTACTGTCACCCCTGGCGCAAGCAGTCAACTCACAATCACCCTTTCAAATCCGAACGCATGGAATGCTACTGGGGTCAATGTTTCAGACTTAATTCCATCCCCATTGAATGTTATTTCTTCCACATCCACATGCGGCGCCACTCCCACTTTGAGCGGACAGTTAGTCACTCTAAATAACGGGAGTATCCCTGCCAATGGACAATGCGCTATTACTGTTGATGTGCAATGGTCGTCGGACGTGAATACATGCAACACGTCATTGACGAACACAATTGATCCTGCGCAAGGTGATTTTTCGGCGAGCGTCGGCGTTCAGCAGTCAGCCTCGACTGCTAATATTGCTTGCCAATATTCACCCCCAACTTACACGGTTGGAGGCCAAATCACGGGCTTGCAACCAGGGACAGCACTACAAGTGTCAAATGGCAGTGATGTGATTACCCTGACGTCAAATGGCCCGTTCGTCTTTCCCTCATCAATGGGGAGTGGGTCGTCGTATGCCGTAACAATAGGTAGCCAGCCGAAGGGTGCAGTCTGTTCACTCTCAAATGGATCAGGTCAAATTGCTGATTCCAATGTGACAAACATACTCATTGATTGCAAGACTTCAGTACAGCCAACAGAGACAACGCCCGTTCCAACACTCTCAGAATGGGCACTCATTGGTCTATCGTTCGTGCTCGGGATGTTTGGGCTGGCGCGAAGCCGCCAGCGTCAGGGCTGATCTGAGAGCCGCCTTCGGGCGGCTTTTCATTGGCCGGCACATGCGCGACCTGGTTCCCCCAGCAGCGTCGCGTCGGCGTTGGCCAAGTCACACAGCGCGCTCACCTCGGCGTCTCGTCGCCCAAGATCCGCGCGGAGTTCTGCGACCACTCCCAGCCCCTCTGCAAGCTGCCGGTCGAGGGCTTCGGATCGATCCGCAAGATCGCTGCGGGCCTGGGCGTCGGCTTGGGCTTGCGCGCGATAAGTGGCGGCTCTGCGGGTGGCGTCGAGCTGCAGGCGGCGAGCATCAGCAAGCTCAGCGCGCAGCTGATCGTCCACGCTGGATTTCGCGGTCGTGAGGGTGTCGGAGATGGTGATGGTGATGGTGATGGTGATGGTGATGGTGATGGTCGATGCTGCATGCTGGTGCTCCTTTGCTGCTGTTTGGGTTTCGTCCTGGCGCGCGGCTTCGGCGCGGGTGGCCACGCCCTGGGCCTGCTCCGTCTTGCAGTTGGCCACCTTGGCAGCGCCGCGCCAGCCGTTGACGGCCCAGCCAGCGGCCAGCCCCAGCGCGAAGATGGCCAGAGCGATCAATACCTTGAGGTTCACGGTCATGACTGCTCAAGGCACAGCTTGCGCTCTGCCTGCCTCCGGTTCTGCAGCCCCTGAACAAACACCCCGCCTGCGGTGCTCCAGTTCGGCGCGCCGGTGGGCGTCCAGGCGATCAGGTTGCAGCAGCCCTGCTCCACCCGTCCCGCATTGATGTTCTGCACGGCCTGGGAGCCGCACGCGCCGGCCATACCCACGTTGATCGCGAACATCGTCAGGTCGATCAGGCGCTTGACAGTGAGGTAGTCCCGCGCCACATCACCACGCATCGTGTTTGAACTTCTATCCGGTGGGCACCGGATGCCTGCCAATCTCATTGCGGAGCCGTTAACAAACGCTAACGATACGCAATAGAATTCAACCTCATCTCCACTTTCGGTGACGTCGCCATGCGCAAAAGATCCCTGCAAGCTTCGACCTGGTGCCTTGCCTTTGCAAGTGCTCTTTTATGGCCTGCTGCCCATGCGGCACCCGTGGTGATCTATGACGGCAGCAGCGCGCCAATGGCTCCAGCCTGGTCACAGACTCAACTAGGTACACCCGATGTCACCACATCTGCCGGCACAACCCGCTTCAAAACGAAAACCGCGAGTGGTTCCCGAACGAGTGATGCAAACCTGTATACATACGCTACGGGGACCAACAGCTTCATTGCATCCATACGACTCAAGGTGTATGCAGTCAATACCCATAATTCCCACGATGCTGGATTGATGTTCAGCGTTGGAGATAATTTTTCGAACCTTGGAACCCCAACCCAACGCTCGGCGATGCTCTATATCGATACCAACACGATAGGGTGGGCGGATGACACGGCTGCCGTTACAAACGATGCAACCCAGTTTCATGAATACGCCATCCGCTACAGCAACAGCCAACTTGACGTTTTTGTGGATGCCTCTTTTGACGAGATCGTGGCAGGAACGGCAACGCCCAAACTCACCCGTCCCATGGCATCGACAGGCCCCCAGCAGGGGGTCATCGTTTTTGGCGATCAGACGAACGATGCCAACTATGACTCGGACTTCGAGGTGCAGTTTGTGAAGTTTCTCAACCTGAGCCTTGCCTCCGCACCGACCAACCTGCAGGCAATTCCAGGCAACGGACAGGTCACCGTGAACTGGACGGCTCCCAACAACGCAGGTCCGGCCATCACGAAGTACACCGTTACAGGAGCTCCGAACGGCTCCTGCACCAGTGAGGTCGTACCTCCGGCAACGGAGCCAGCAACCAGCTGCACCGTCACAGGCTTGACCAACGGTACTTCTTACAAGTTCAAGGTCGTGGCAACCAATGATGGAGGCGACAGCCAGCCATCCGCAGAGAGTGCACCTGTCACGCCCAGCACAGACCTTGCATTTGTGGGTGCAGGTTCCCCCATCGCTTTGGCCCCCGGCACCGTCGGCACTGCCTACAGCGCCTCGCTTTCGGTGACTGGAGGGCTTCCACCCTATTCCTTCTCGCTGTCCGGCAACCTGCCTGCAGGTCTGAACCTCCACCCCGCAACCGGTGTTATTTCCGGCTCACCCACCAAGGCTGAAACAGCGAACTTCAGCATTACGGTGGTGGACAGCGAAGGCTTGCCGAAGTCAGTGACAAAGGCTGCTCCGCTGCATACGGCCACGCAGGACTTCAGCATAACGATTGCAGCCGCACCGGTGGCAATCGCACCCACCTCTGTCCCGACACTGAGTGAATGGGGTTTGATCGCCCTGTCATCGCTGCTGGCGATGTTCGGGCTGGCGCGAAACCGCAGGCGACCAGGCTGATCAGAGAGTCGCCTTCGGGCCAATGCCAGTCAGTTAAACGCTGACTGGCATTTTCTTTGTTGGGAACTTGGAGCGAGAGCGTTTGACCTCGCGCGGGAAAGATCGCCCGGGGCGGTTTTCTGCCAAGGTCTTTTTTTAGGACAGAGGCCGGGAGTGCCTCCGCCCTAAAACATAGAAAGCAGATGCGCCCAACTCGACTATCTATGGGCAGGCAGCAACTCCAATGCCTCATTCTGGGTGATTCGCACCAGGCAGGTCAGCCCGCCGCACCGATCGCAATCACAATCGCCCCCTCATCCACATAAAACTCGAATTCCCGCTTGGCCAGCGTGACGATCATCGGATGATCGTCCGTGTCGTTCCATGACAGCACATAGCTTGCGAGCGCGGTATCGACCTGCACCTCGGTTCCGACCGGAATATCCTCCAGAACACCGTCACCCGGACGATGCTGCACCTTGCCATCGACGCGTGCGCGGAAGTGATCCGGAAAGCGCTGTACCTCGACCGCGGTTTCGCCCGTTGTGGGTGCCGCGCCGTTGTCTGTCGATTGTGGGTTCATGTGGATCCTCCTTCTGGTTGAAATCAATGCGCATACATTCCATGCGTGTGTGACCGCACGATGACGATGTCATCGCCCGGCACACCCGCCCGCAGCCCGCACGAGGCGGGGTACTGAAACCATGCTGTTGTGGTTGCGAAATCATGGCCACCAGAATCGCGCGTTGATTGAATGCGCGAAGCGGCCACGTCGCTGGATCGAGAAAACGATCCATCCGTGTGTGAACCCTGAAGTTATCAAAGCCTGAATGTTCGGCGTGTCAGCCATCCGCCAGAGTTGCGGCGCAGTTGTAAAAAAATGAACGCCGTCGTGTCGCGTGCCGCAGTGAAAGCCCGCGAATATCCTGGCTGCTTTGCACGGAATCGCGCCTCGGTCGATACTGGCGCATCCCCTTTGCAAGCCAGACCAACAAGCGCCACCATGAGCACCACACAAGACCTCCAGCCCCAGCATCTGCCGACCCGCATTGCGGATGTGGGCGGCATTCCCATCCACCGCGCGATCCCGCAGCGCACGCTGCGCAAGGTGGGCGCATGGTGCTTCCTCGATCACGCGGGCCCCGCGGACCCGCAGCCGCCGGGCATGCAGGTGGGACCGCACCCCCACATCGGGCTGCAGACTTTCACCTGGATGATCCGCGGCGAGGTGCTGCACCGCGACAGCCTGGGCAGCGAGCAGATCATCCGGCCCGGCCAGGTGAACCTGATGACGGCAGGCCGCGGTATTGCGCATTCGGAGGAAAGCCAGGAACCTTGGCACATCCACGCGACCCAGTTGTGGATCGCGCTGCCCGAATCGCATCGCCATGGCGAGCCACGCTTCCAGCACTACCCCGACCTGCCGCAAACGCGGGTCGGCGATTTCACGGCGACGGTGCTCGCGGGCGAGGCTCTCGGGCTGCTGTCTCCCGCCGAAGTGCACACGCCGCTGATGGGCGTGGACCTGCATGCGGAGCAGATCGAGGAGGGTCGTCGCGCCCAGGCCTCCATGCCGCTGCGCAAGGATTTCGAGCATGCGGTGCTGATGCTGTCCGGCGAGGTACAGGTCGACGGACAGCCTCTGCCCGAAGGGGAGCTGCTTTATCTGCCCGTCGGCACGGAATCCATCGCGCTTGACTGCGCACAGGGTAGCCGCTTGATCGTGATTGGCGGAGAGCCCATGGAAGAGGCCATCATCATCTGGTGGAACTTCGTCGCCCGCACCACCGAGGAAGTGAGCGAGGCCCGCGAACAGTGGGAGGCACACCTGCGCGACGGCGGCGGCTCATCCACGTCGCGGTTCGGCAAGCCCGTGGCATCGCCCCTGCCCTCGACCCATGCGCCATCGCTCGACGGCGTTCAGCTGCGCGCATCAAAGTGAGGCCATGCGCACGGTCACGCGCAACCCGCCCAGTTCCGGCGCCGTGTCCAGCGTGACCTGAGCGCCATGCTCGCGCGCAATCGATTCGACGATTGCAAGACCCAGCCCGCTGCCCGGCACCTGGGCAGCACCCTCGCGGGCGGCGCGGTGAAAGCGCTGCATGACATCCGCACGATGCTCCGCAGGAATGCCCGGCCCGCTGTCGTCGACGATGAGCAACGCCTCATCTCCGTCCTGCTGCACGAGCACATCCACCGTCGCACCTTCGGGTGAATACTTGATGGCGTTGTCGATGAGGTTGCGCATGAGGACCTGCAGCGCGTCAGCACGCCCGGCCACCGTGACCTCGGCCGCCTGTGCCAGGCCCAGGTCGATGTGGCGTTGTGCTGCAAACGGTGCGGCATCGGCCACCGCCTGCCGCGCGATGTCATCGAGCCGCACACGCTGGTCGATACCGCCCGCCGCGGCGCGCTCCTCCTGGTGCGCCAGCAGCATGAGCTGCTCGACGACCTTGGTTGCACGATCGATCCCTGCCACCAGCCGGGCCGTTGCCTGCGCTCGCGCGGCATCATCCGATGCGCGCTGCAGGCCCTGCACCTGCAGCTTCAAGGCCGCCAGTGGAGAGCGCAGCTCATGCGCCGCATCGGCCACGAAATGCCGTTGTGCCTCGAAGGCGCGCTGCATGCGCGAGAGCAGCGCATTGAATTCGCTCACCAGCGGTTGCACCTCGTCGGGAAGATCGTCCATGGCCACGGGCGAGAGGTCCTGCGGCCGCCGCGAGGCGATCTCGCGCCGTACCCGTTGCACTGGCGCGAGCGACGAGCGCACCACCCACCACACGGCCAAAGCGAGCAGCGGTACCAGCAGCGCAATCGGCAGCAGGCTCTGCCATGCCGCCTCGCGCGCCAGCAGGCGACGCACGCGCATGTCCTGCGCCACCTGGATGACCTGCGATCGGGTCTGCAGCGAGAACACACGGTAGGTGGTGCCACGCGC encodes the following:
- a CDS encoding translocation/assembly module TamB domain-containing protein, which produces MVDSQVNGSADMTASSSGAAQVPSPSSSSSSAPSPSGGPPRRSAGRRLLRGLGWLLLALVLVIVTALGTFWWWAGRDDSLANTLQRVARLLPEGQHLEAREVTGSVRAGGRIGSLQWQSPTMRVQLRDARIGWSLQPLLSRTLKLGEVHIAELRLQSTPGTEPKEPSSPLEQLTLPIKIDLPFAVDRIIWEGPPETTVDGLTGHYAYDGDAHQLDVNEVRWADGRYQARLRLQGASPMQLQAQASGDLQVPNPMAQDDSTIAVSAQVEASGTLATEAASIDVTAQASAIPGNHVSNGAGKEKKAGAEPMQAPMQAHVQANVMPWQAQPLHTAQASLKNVDVAAFWPQGPRTLLSGELDAGPVRSEAPEAGQQWQLKARFANTMRGAWDKQRLPLDAISADVLYTGERWQVKQAQIDVGKGHIEAAGYFEPASQMFEGVARVQQLNPADLYSTLDAAPLQGTLSARADAARKVLFEADLKASGPTPRASGKSLRIQTLAAKGEWQQPVLSLSQLRVEALQAAIQASAVQYNVEQQDARAKLKAEVPGAVLEANGQISPANGKGQAALQLQSAPALIAWAHSLPGVKEDLLGGAKLDGKARLQLDWSGGYGNLLKRLQAAAGAPLPASGLQIKADLRGDNLRYQAAGTPAEQAIVVPALALQAQGSPEKADITLDTTARRDTQSIRLATALQAGLSTGSGAAPLDWNAAIGKLQAELGLGKDKPGPWNVRLQSPSPVTLSQQTGATRGNKVVLSTRYAVSAGALQITPPAMPQRRAQAEPLPPVSLAWNDTSATQAGDGNWSLRSTGNVKGIPLAWADAFSMGEGDPPLAAAGLSGDLSFNGQWDIDTTGPELKALLTVERAAGDLRLAVDDGTGGTTVIRTSGPNVAGGTGNAQTTRKVTGAGMRARIKDARIDVRAQGSSVNAKLVWDSERAGTVTADLTTQLVQQDGQWAWDEKAPLSGKLSARMPDMGIWSLFAPPGWRVSGTLQADAVISGDRSNPQWAGDIKADNLSMLSVIDGIDLQQGVLRAKLQGTRLDITELRIRGGRGSSARILGFSGNLTNAPEDGGELTGSGFAQWIAPAGEGQGGNFVMDLQATARKLQVLVRADRQVSVSGTLGAKLDNGQFTLRGDITTDRATIILPEESAPSLDKDVVVHTAASRKAAEEEARKQRLATEKANARAVPRKLPDILVKLDLGRDFALQGFGITTRLRGDLEIQGASVPGGPPRITGEVRTEQGRYRAWGQSLDVESGLIRFNGPYNNPSLDILAIRPNISVRAGVQVLGTAMAPRVSLYSDPELPDAEKLSWVVMGRDPASGGAESALLQQAALALLAGGNSGSGKIAGRLGLDEVGFKGPSEGTDASGAALTLGKRLSDKLYLTYEQSLSGAMGTIYIFYDLSRRLTVRGQTGATSAIDLIYTVRKD
- a CDS encoding S1 family peptidase, translated to MKSIFSFKNAIAVAAGMAISFIGYAADNDYRPEEATAGKPGFRTIDEAIDKVGIRKYLTPENAQVTSNAADNTERIISDLGEYYAGTWIAYDDKNAAYQVVATTSTKFSSKAIQDDKNIKVIVVKYSHKQLMDVYEDLLFKYITNSSAPFEITSASLDYQNNALVVRVNPGEIEKVSNALKELGYDMGMLYFIEARKPVPVATIYHGQPILLKGGVERQACTAGFNSIVDGLYYNVITAGHCIDLPSQVATEGNFNNGGPGIESSGMFIGNVWLDEFTNNHQIDAASVSNWNNAHTPSPILRSGGVPIRGVRSSPVASFVCADGWMSGWRCGDVTGPVTLSPVNQPGRPNRLAMLISTNLCGTRGDSGGPVVLYKDANLYGTGLISTANTSCEDVIGGGNPTSRISQFQPLDLYLAKYPGIQLVYQP
- a CDS encoding IPTL-CTERM sorting domain-containing protein, with the protein product MNLSSFIRTFFIALFAIIGINNASAKVLMLTANDAVAAPIFNAAITEFGGTGNVTHVNTLDTPGSISESTFTTGGPYDTLVVLTVYATPSPRLDNLAAIKSAIANRTIPQVILFTDGCSTCSPTGYNWMVDVLREMGGTPFSNVATGTYNSSHTSFPLNTQSSFSSSFTSLNPMLGNRYRPLTNVPANNVLYLPQGGTPTNIGNINAYTVILPANDSNNGLGSCLITSIDASMLDNSGNNGKIGNAMLAALEADASCKLPEPATLAQAFSPATVTPGASSQLTITLSNPNAWNATGVNVSDLIPSPLNVISSTSTCGATPTLSGQLVTLNNGSIPANGQCAITVDVQWSSDVNTCNTSLTNTIDPAQGDFSASVGVQQSASTANIACQYSPPTYTVGGQITGLQPGTALQVSNGSDVITLTSNGPFVFPSSMGSGSSYAVTIGSQPKGAVCSLSNGSGQIADSNVTNILIDCKTSVQPTETTPVPTLSEWALIGLSFVLGMFGLARSRQRQG
- a CDS encoding glycoside hydrolase family protein, whose translation is MRGDVARDYLTVKRLIDLTMFAINVGMAGACGSQAVQNINAGRVEQGCCNLIAWTPTGAPNWSTAGGVFVQGLQNRRQAERKLCLEQS
- a CDS encoding IPTL-CTERM sorting domain-containing protein, which translates into the protein MRKRSLQASTWCLAFASALLWPAAHAAPVVIYDGSSAPMAPAWSQTQLGTPDVTTSAGTTRFKTKTASGSRTSDANLYTYATGTNSFIASIRLKVYAVNTHNSHDAGLMFSVGDNFSNLGTPTQRSAMLYIDTNTIGWADDTAAVTNDATQFHEYAIRYSNSQLDVFVDASFDEIVAGTATPKLTRPMASTGPQQGVIVFGDQTNDANYDSDFEVQFVKFLNLSLASAPTNLQAIPGNGQVTVNWTAPNNAGPAITKYTVTGAPNGSCTSEVVPPATEPATSCTVTGLTNGTSYKFKVVATNDGGDSQPSAESAPVTPSTDLAFVGAGSPIALAPGTVGTAYSASLSVTGGLPPYSFSLSGNLPAGLNLHPATGVISGSPTKAETANFSITVVDSEGLPKSVTKAAPLHTATQDFSITIAAAPVAIAPTSVPTLSEWGLIALSSLLAMFGLARNRRRPG
- a CDS encoding pirin family protein; its protein translation is MSTTQDLQPQHLPTRIADVGGIPIHRAIPQRTLRKVGAWCFLDHAGPADPQPPGMQVGPHPHIGLQTFTWMIRGEVLHRDSLGSEQIIRPGQVNLMTAGRGIAHSEESQEPWHIHATQLWIALPESHRHGEPRFQHYPDLPQTRVGDFTATVLAGEALGLLSPAEVHTPLMGVDLHAEQIEEGRRAQASMPLRKDFEHAVLMLSGEVQVDGQPLPEGELLYLPVGTESIALDCAQGSRLIVIGGEPMEEAIIIWWNFVARTTEEVSEAREQWEAHLRDGGGSSTSRFGKPVASPLPSTHAPSLDGVQLRASK
- a CDS encoding ATP-binding protein, which translates into the protein MNLQIRRLPTALSKRLLLLICAAIALTAMLQGAFAYRNALAQTDTLFDYQMQQTAFALRAGLPVDARGHAQGTPSEDENREFIVQVWTNEGLRIFESALGAALPQNAVLGFADVNARGTTYRVFSLQTRSQVIQVAQDMRVRRLLAREAAWQSLLPIALLVPLLALAVWWVVRSSLAPVQRVRREIASRRPQDLSPVAMDDLPDEVQPLVSEFNALLSRMQRAFEAQRHFVADAAHELRSPLAALKLQVQGLQRASDDAARAQATARLVAGIDRATKVVEQLMLLAHQEERAAAGGIDQRVRLDDIARQAVADAAPFAAQRHIDLGLAQAAEVTVAGRADALQVLMRNLIDNAIKYSPEGATVDVLVQQDGDEALLIVDDSGPGIPAEHRADVMQRFHRAAREGAAQVPGSGLGLAIVESIAREHGAQVTLDTAPELGGLRVTVRMASL